One segment of Macaca fascicularis isolate 582-1 chromosome 4, T2T-MFA8v1.1 DNA contains the following:
- the SLC29A1 gene encoding equilibrative nucleoside transporter 1 isoform X3, with the protein MTTSHQPQDRYKAVWLIFFMLGLGTLLPWNFFMTATQYFTNRLDMSQNVSLVTAELSKDAQASAAPAAPLPERNSLSVIFNNVMTLCAMLPLLLFTYLNSFLHQRIPQSIRILGSLVAILLVFLITAILVKVQLDALPFFVITMIKIVLINSFGAILQGSLFGLAGLLPASYTAPIMSGQGLAGFFASVAMICAIASGSELSESAFGYFITACAVIILTIICYLGLPRLEFYRYYQQLKLEGPGEQETKLDLISKGEEPRAGKEESGVSVSNSQPTNESHSIKAILKNISVLAFSVCFIFTITIGMFPAVTVEVKSSIAGSSTWERYFIPVSCFLTFNIFDWLGRSLTAVFMWPGKDSRWLPSLVLARLVFVPLLLLCNIKPRHYLTVVFEHDAWFIFFMAAFAFSNGYLASLCMCFGPKKVKPAEAETAGAIMAFFLCLGLALGAVFSFLFRAIV; encoded by the exons ATGACAACCAGTCACCAGCCTCAGGACAG ATACAAAGCTGTCTGGCTTATCTTCTTCATGCTGGGTCTGGGAACGCTGCTCCCATGGAATTTTTTCATGACGGCCACTCAG TATTTCACAAACCGCCTGGACATGTCCCAGAATGTGTCCTTGGTCACTGCTGAACTGAGCAAGGACGCCCAGGCGTCAGCCGCCCCTGCAGCACCCTTGCCTGAGCGGAACTCTCTCAGTGTCATCTTCAACAATGTCATGACCCTATGTGCCATGCTGCCCCTGCTGTTATTCACCTACCTCAACTCCTTCCTGCATCAGAG GATCCCTCAGTCCATACGGATCCTGGGCAGCCTGGTGGCCATCCTGCTGGTGTTTCTGATCACTGCCATCCTGGTGAAGGTGCAGCTGGATGCTCTGCCCTTCTTTGTCATCACCATGATCAAGATCGTACTCATTAACT CGTTTGGTGCCATCCTGCAGGGCAGCCTGTTTGGTCTGGCTGGCCTCCTGCCTGCCAGCTACACGGCCCCCATCATGAGTGGCCAGGGCCTAGCAGGCTTCTTTGCCTCCGTGGCCATGATCTGCGCTATTGCCA GTGGCTCGGAGCTATCAGAAAGTGCCTTTGGCTACTTTATCACAGCCTGTGCTGTTATCATTTTGACCATCATCTGTTACCTGGGCCTGCCCCGCCTG GAATTCTACCGCTACTACCAGCAGCTCAAGCTCGAAGGACCCGGGGAGCAGGAGACCAAGTTGGACCTCATTAGCAAAG GAGAGGAGCCAAGAGCAGGCAAAGAGGAGTCTGGAGTTTCAGTTTCCAACTCTCAGCCCACCAACGAAAGCCACTCTATCAAAGCCATCCTGAAAAAT ATCTCAGTCCTGGCTTTCTCTGTCTGCTTCATCTTCACTATCACCATTGGGATGTTTCCAGCCGTGACTGTTGAGGTCAAGTCCAGCATTGCAGGCAGCAGCACCTGGG AACGTTACTTCATTCCTGTGTCCTGTTTCTTGACTTTCAATATCTTTGACTGGTTGGGCCGGAGCCTCACAGCTGTATTCATGTGG CCCGGGAAGGACAGCCGCTGGCTGCCAAGCCTGGTGCTGGCCCGGCTGGTGTTtgtgccgctgctgctgctgtgcaACATCAAGCCCCGCCACTACCTGACTGTGGTCTTCGAGCACGATGCCTGGTTCATCTTCTTCATGGCCGCCTTTGCCTTCTCCAACGGCTACCTCGCCAGCCTCTGCATGTGCTTCGGGCCCAA GAAAGTGAAGCCGGCTGAGGCGGAGACCGCAGGAGCCATCATGGCCTTCTTCCTGTGTCTGGGTCTGGCACTGGGGgctgttttctccttcctgttcCGGGCGATTGTGTGA
- the SLC29A1 gene encoding equilibrative nucleoside transporter 1 isoform X5 → MPCATFFILDPHPGARGQGPLPEPELGAPPRDCPGSLCSDPSAGQSGHLAPEGGSCQPGKTENIIAMTTSHQPQDRYKAVWLIFFMLGLGTLLPWNFFMTATQYFTNRLDMSQNVSLVTAELSKDAQASAAPAAPLPERNSLSVIFNNVMTLCAMLPLLLFTYLNSFLHQRIPQSIRILGSLVAILLVFLITAILVKVQLDALPFFVITMIKIVLINSFGAILQGSLFGLAGLLPASYTAPIMSGQGLAGFFASVAMICAIASGSELSESAFGYFITACAVIILTIICYLGLPRLEFYRYYQQLKLEGPGEQETKLDLISKGEEPRAGKEESGVSVSNSQPTNESHSIKAILKNISVLAFSVCFIFTITIGMFPAVTVEVKSSIAGSSTWERYFIPVSCFLTFNIFDWLGRSLTAVFMWPGKDSRWLPSLVLARLVFVPLLLLCNIKPRHYLTVVFEHDAWFIFFMAAFAFSNGYLASLCMCFGPKKVKPAEAETAGAIMAFFLCLGLALGAVFSFLFRAIV, encoded by the exons ATGCCCTGTGCCACCTTTTTCATTCTGGATCCGCACCCAGGAGCCCGTGGACAAGGCCCATTGCCTGAGCCTGAACTAGGAGCACCTCCTAGGGACTGCCCAGGCTCGCTCTGCTCTGACCCTTCCGCTGGCCAGTCTGGGCACCTG GCCCCTGAGGGAGGGAGCTGTCAGCCAGGCAAAACCGAGAACATCATCGCCATGACAACCAGTCACCAGCCTCAGGACAG ATACAAAGCTGTCTGGCTTATCTTCTTCATGCTGGGTCTGGGAACGCTGCTCCCATGGAATTTTTTCATGACGGCCACTCAG TATTTCACAAACCGCCTGGACATGTCCCAGAATGTGTCCTTGGTCACTGCTGAACTGAGCAAGGACGCCCAGGCGTCAGCCGCCCCTGCAGCACCCTTGCCTGAGCGGAACTCTCTCAGTGTCATCTTCAACAATGTCATGACCCTATGTGCCATGCTGCCCCTGCTGTTATTCACCTACCTCAACTCCTTCCTGCATCAGAG GATCCCTCAGTCCATACGGATCCTGGGCAGCCTGGTGGCCATCCTGCTGGTGTTTCTGATCACTGCCATCCTGGTGAAGGTGCAGCTGGATGCTCTGCCCTTCTTTGTCATCACCATGATCAAGATCGTACTCATTAACT CGTTTGGTGCCATCCTGCAGGGCAGCCTGTTTGGTCTGGCTGGCCTCCTGCCTGCCAGCTACACGGCCCCCATCATGAGTGGCCAGGGCCTAGCAGGCTTCTTTGCCTCCGTGGCCATGATCTGCGCTATTGCCA GTGGCTCGGAGCTATCAGAAAGTGCCTTTGGCTACTTTATCACAGCCTGTGCTGTTATCATTTTGACCATCATCTGTTACCTGGGCCTGCCCCGCCTG GAATTCTACCGCTACTACCAGCAGCTCAAGCTCGAAGGACCCGGGGAGCAGGAGACCAAGTTGGACCTCATTAGCAAAG GAGAGGAGCCAAGAGCAGGCAAAGAGGAGTCTGGAGTTTCAGTTTCCAACTCTCAGCCCACCAACGAAAGCCACTCTATCAAAGCCATCCTGAAAAAT ATCTCAGTCCTGGCTTTCTCTGTCTGCTTCATCTTCACTATCACCATTGGGATGTTTCCAGCCGTGACTGTTGAGGTCAAGTCCAGCATTGCAGGCAGCAGCACCTGGG AACGTTACTTCATTCCTGTGTCCTGTTTCTTGACTTTCAATATCTTTGACTGGTTGGGCCGGAGCCTCACAGCTGTATTCATGTGG CCCGGGAAGGACAGCCGCTGGCTGCCAAGCCTGGTGCTGGCCCGGCTGGTGTTtgtgccgctgctgctgctgtgcaACATCAAGCCCCGCCACTACCTGACTGTGGTCTTCGAGCACGATGCCTGGTTCATCTTCTTCATGGCCGCCTTTGCCTTCTCCAACGGCTACCTCGCCAGCCTCTGCATGTGCTTCGGGCCCAA GAAAGTGAAGCCGGCTGAGGCGGAGACCGCAGGAGCCATCATGGCCTTCTTCCTGTGTCTGGGTCTGGCACTGGGGgctgttttctccttcctgttcCGGGCGATTGTGTGA
- the SLC29A1 gene encoding equilibrative nucleoside transporter 1 isoform X4: MPCATFFILDPHPGARGQGPLPEPELGAPPRDCPGSLCSDPSAGQSGHLQAPEGGSCQPGKTENIIAMTTSHQPQDRYKAVWLIFFMLGLGTLLPWNFFMTATQYFTNRLDMSQNVSLVTAELSKDAQASAAPAAPLPERNSLSVIFNNVMTLCAMLPLLLFTYLNSFLHQRIPQSIRILGSLVAILLVFLITAILVKVQLDALPFFVITMIKIVLINSFGAILQGSLFGLAGLLPASYTAPIMSGQGLAGFFASVAMICAIASGSELSESAFGYFITACAVIILTIICYLGLPRLEFYRYYQQLKLEGPGEQETKLDLISKGEEPRAGKEESGVSVSNSQPTNESHSIKAILKNISVLAFSVCFIFTITIGMFPAVTVEVKSSIAGSSTWERYFIPVSCFLTFNIFDWLGRSLTAVFMWPGKDSRWLPSLVLARLVFVPLLLLCNIKPRHYLTVVFEHDAWFIFFMAAFAFSNGYLASLCMCFGPKKVKPAEAETAGAIMAFFLCLGLALGAVFSFLFRAIV; this comes from the exons ATGCCCTGTGCCACCTTTTTCATTCTGGATCCGCACCCAGGAGCCCGTGGACAAGGCCCATTGCCTGAGCCTGAACTAGGAGCACCTCCTAGGGACTGCCCAGGCTCGCTCTGCTCTGACCCTTCCGCTGGCCAGTCTGGGCACCTG CAGGCCCCTGAGGGAGGGAGCTGTCAGCCAGGCAAAACCGAGAACATCATCGCCATGACAACCAGTCACCAGCCTCAGGACAG ATACAAAGCTGTCTGGCTTATCTTCTTCATGCTGGGTCTGGGAACGCTGCTCCCATGGAATTTTTTCATGACGGCCACTCAG TATTTCACAAACCGCCTGGACATGTCCCAGAATGTGTCCTTGGTCACTGCTGAACTGAGCAAGGACGCCCAGGCGTCAGCCGCCCCTGCAGCACCCTTGCCTGAGCGGAACTCTCTCAGTGTCATCTTCAACAATGTCATGACCCTATGTGCCATGCTGCCCCTGCTGTTATTCACCTACCTCAACTCCTTCCTGCATCAGAG GATCCCTCAGTCCATACGGATCCTGGGCAGCCTGGTGGCCATCCTGCTGGTGTTTCTGATCACTGCCATCCTGGTGAAGGTGCAGCTGGATGCTCTGCCCTTCTTTGTCATCACCATGATCAAGATCGTACTCATTAACT CGTTTGGTGCCATCCTGCAGGGCAGCCTGTTTGGTCTGGCTGGCCTCCTGCCTGCCAGCTACACGGCCCCCATCATGAGTGGCCAGGGCCTAGCAGGCTTCTTTGCCTCCGTGGCCATGATCTGCGCTATTGCCA GTGGCTCGGAGCTATCAGAAAGTGCCTTTGGCTACTTTATCACAGCCTGTGCTGTTATCATTTTGACCATCATCTGTTACCTGGGCCTGCCCCGCCTG GAATTCTACCGCTACTACCAGCAGCTCAAGCTCGAAGGACCCGGGGAGCAGGAGACCAAGTTGGACCTCATTAGCAAAG GAGAGGAGCCAAGAGCAGGCAAAGAGGAGTCTGGAGTTTCAGTTTCCAACTCTCAGCCCACCAACGAAAGCCACTCTATCAAAGCCATCCTGAAAAAT ATCTCAGTCCTGGCTTTCTCTGTCTGCTTCATCTTCACTATCACCATTGGGATGTTTCCAGCCGTGACTGTTGAGGTCAAGTCCAGCATTGCAGGCAGCAGCACCTGGG AACGTTACTTCATTCCTGTGTCCTGTTTCTTGACTTTCAATATCTTTGACTGGTTGGGCCGGAGCCTCACAGCTGTATTCATGTGG CCCGGGAAGGACAGCCGCTGGCTGCCAAGCCTGGTGCTGGCCCGGCTGGTGTTtgtgccgctgctgctgctgtgcaACATCAAGCCCCGCCACTACCTGACTGTGGTCTTCGAGCACGATGCCTGGTTCATCTTCTTCATGGCCGCCTTTGCCTTCTCCAACGGCTACCTCGCCAGCCTCTGCATGTGCTTCGGGCCCAA GAAAGTGAAGCCGGCTGAGGCGGAGACCGCAGGAGCCATCATGGCCTTCTTCCTGTGTCTGGGTCTGGCACTGGGGgctgttttctccttcctgttcCGGGCGATTGTGTGA
- the SLC29A1 gene encoding equilibrative nucleoside transporter 1 isoform X6, producing MPTPQSQQQAPEGGSCQPGKTENIIAMTTSHQPQDRYKAVWLIFFMLGLGTLLPWNFFMTATQYFTNRLDMSQNVSLVTAELSKDAQASAAPAAPLPERNSLSVIFNNVMTLCAMLPLLLFTYLNSFLHQRIPQSIRILGSLVAILLVFLITAILVKVQLDALPFFVITMIKIVLINSFGAILQGSLFGLAGLLPASYTAPIMSGQGLAGFFASVAMICAIASGSELSESAFGYFITACAVIILTIICYLGLPRLEFYRYYQQLKLEGPGEQETKLDLISKGEEPRAGKEESGVSVSNSQPTNESHSIKAILKNISVLAFSVCFIFTITIGMFPAVTVEVKSSIAGSSTWERYFIPVSCFLTFNIFDWLGRSLTAVFMWPGKDSRWLPSLVLARLVFVPLLLLCNIKPRHYLTVVFEHDAWFIFFMAAFAFSNGYLASLCMCFGPKKVKPAEAETAGAIMAFFLCLGLALGAVFSFLFRAIV from the exons CAGGCCCCTGAGGGAGGGAGCTGTCAGCCAGGCAAAACCGAGAACATCATCGCCATGACAACCAGTCACCAGCCTCAGGACAG ATACAAAGCTGTCTGGCTTATCTTCTTCATGCTGGGTCTGGGAACGCTGCTCCCATGGAATTTTTTCATGACGGCCACTCAG TATTTCACAAACCGCCTGGACATGTCCCAGAATGTGTCCTTGGTCACTGCTGAACTGAGCAAGGACGCCCAGGCGTCAGCCGCCCCTGCAGCACCCTTGCCTGAGCGGAACTCTCTCAGTGTCATCTTCAACAATGTCATGACCCTATGTGCCATGCTGCCCCTGCTGTTATTCACCTACCTCAACTCCTTCCTGCATCAGAG GATCCCTCAGTCCATACGGATCCTGGGCAGCCTGGTGGCCATCCTGCTGGTGTTTCTGATCACTGCCATCCTGGTGAAGGTGCAGCTGGATGCTCTGCCCTTCTTTGTCATCACCATGATCAAGATCGTACTCATTAACT CGTTTGGTGCCATCCTGCAGGGCAGCCTGTTTGGTCTGGCTGGCCTCCTGCCTGCCAGCTACACGGCCCCCATCATGAGTGGCCAGGGCCTAGCAGGCTTCTTTGCCTCCGTGGCCATGATCTGCGCTATTGCCA GTGGCTCGGAGCTATCAGAAAGTGCCTTTGGCTACTTTATCACAGCCTGTGCTGTTATCATTTTGACCATCATCTGTTACCTGGGCCTGCCCCGCCTG GAATTCTACCGCTACTACCAGCAGCTCAAGCTCGAAGGACCCGGGGAGCAGGAGACCAAGTTGGACCTCATTAGCAAAG GAGAGGAGCCAAGAGCAGGCAAAGAGGAGTCTGGAGTTTCAGTTTCCAACTCTCAGCCCACCAACGAAAGCCACTCTATCAAAGCCATCCTGAAAAAT ATCTCAGTCCTGGCTTTCTCTGTCTGCTTCATCTTCACTATCACCATTGGGATGTTTCCAGCCGTGACTGTTGAGGTCAAGTCCAGCATTGCAGGCAGCAGCACCTGGG AACGTTACTTCATTCCTGTGTCCTGTTTCTTGACTTTCAATATCTTTGACTGGTTGGGCCGGAGCCTCACAGCTGTATTCATGTGG CCCGGGAAGGACAGCCGCTGGCTGCCAAGCCTGGTGCTGGCCCGGCTGGTGTTtgtgccgctgctgctgctgtgcaACATCAAGCCCCGCCACTACCTGACTGTGGTCTTCGAGCACGATGCCTGGTTCATCTTCTTCATGGCCGCCTTTGCCTTCTCCAACGGCTACCTCGCCAGCCTCTGCATGTGCTTCGGGCCCAA GAAAGTGAAGCCGGCTGAGGCGGAGACCGCAGGAGCCATCATGGCCTTCTTCCTGTGTCTGGGTCTGGCACTGGGGgctgttttctccttcctgttcCGGGCGATTGTGTGA
- the SLC29A1 gene encoding equilibrative nucleoside transporter 1 isoform X7, producing the protein MPTPQSQQAPEGGSCQPGKTENIIAMTTSHQPQDRYKAVWLIFFMLGLGTLLPWNFFMTATQYFTNRLDMSQNVSLVTAELSKDAQASAAPAAPLPERNSLSVIFNNVMTLCAMLPLLLFTYLNSFLHQRIPQSIRILGSLVAILLVFLITAILVKVQLDALPFFVITMIKIVLINSFGAILQGSLFGLAGLLPASYTAPIMSGQGLAGFFASVAMICAIASGSELSESAFGYFITACAVIILTIICYLGLPRLEFYRYYQQLKLEGPGEQETKLDLISKGEEPRAGKEESGVSVSNSQPTNESHSIKAILKNISVLAFSVCFIFTITIGMFPAVTVEVKSSIAGSSTWERYFIPVSCFLTFNIFDWLGRSLTAVFMWPGKDSRWLPSLVLARLVFVPLLLLCNIKPRHYLTVVFEHDAWFIFFMAAFAFSNGYLASLCMCFGPKKVKPAEAETAGAIMAFFLCLGLALGAVFSFLFRAIV; encoded by the exons GCCCCTGAGGGAGGGAGCTGTCAGCCAGGCAAAACCGAGAACATCATCGCCATGACAACCAGTCACCAGCCTCAGGACAG ATACAAAGCTGTCTGGCTTATCTTCTTCATGCTGGGTCTGGGAACGCTGCTCCCATGGAATTTTTTCATGACGGCCACTCAG TATTTCACAAACCGCCTGGACATGTCCCAGAATGTGTCCTTGGTCACTGCTGAACTGAGCAAGGACGCCCAGGCGTCAGCCGCCCCTGCAGCACCCTTGCCTGAGCGGAACTCTCTCAGTGTCATCTTCAACAATGTCATGACCCTATGTGCCATGCTGCCCCTGCTGTTATTCACCTACCTCAACTCCTTCCTGCATCAGAG GATCCCTCAGTCCATACGGATCCTGGGCAGCCTGGTGGCCATCCTGCTGGTGTTTCTGATCACTGCCATCCTGGTGAAGGTGCAGCTGGATGCTCTGCCCTTCTTTGTCATCACCATGATCAAGATCGTACTCATTAACT CGTTTGGTGCCATCCTGCAGGGCAGCCTGTTTGGTCTGGCTGGCCTCCTGCCTGCCAGCTACACGGCCCCCATCATGAGTGGCCAGGGCCTAGCAGGCTTCTTTGCCTCCGTGGCCATGATCTGCGCTATTGCCA GTGGCTCGGAGCTATCAGAAAGTGCCTTTGGCTACTTTATCACAGCCTGTGCTGTTATCATTTTGACCATCATCTGTTACCTGGGCCTGCCCCGCCTG GAATTCTACCGCTACTACCAGCAGCTCAAGCTCGAAGGACCCGGGGAGCAGGAGACCAAGTTGGACCTCATTAGCAAAG GAGAGGAGCCAAGAGCAGGCAAAGAGGAGTCTGGAGTTTCAGTTTCCAACTCTCAGCCCACCAACGAAAGCCACTCTATCAAAGCCATCCTGAAAAAT ATCTCAGTCCTGGCTTTCTCTGTCTGCTTCATCTTCACTATCACCATTGGGATGTTTCCAGCCGTGACTGTTGAGGTCAAGTCCAGCATTGCAGGCAGCAGCACCTGGG AACGTTACTTCATTCCTGTGTCCTGTTTCTTGACTTTCAATATCTTTGACTGGTTGGGCCGGAGCCTCACAGCTGTATTCATGTGG CCCGGGAAGGACAGCCGCTGGCTGCCAAGCCTGGTGCTGGCCCGGCTGGTGTTtgtgccgctgctgctgctgtgcaACATCAAGCCCCGCCACTACCTGACTGTGGTCTTCGAGCACGATGCCTGGTTCATCTTCTTCATGGCCGCCTTTGCCTTCTCCAACGGCTACCTCGCCAGCCTCTGCATGTGCTTCGGGCCCAA GAAAGTGAAGCCGGCTGAGGCGGAGACCGCAGGAGCCATCATGGCCTTCTTCCTGTGTCTGGGTCTGGCACTGGGGgctgttttctccttcctgttcCGGGCGATTGTGTGA